In one window of Henckelia pumila isolate YLH828 chromosome 1, ASM3356847v2, whole genome shotgun sequence DNA:
- the LOC140866021 gene encoding auxin-induced protein 6B-like, with protein sequence MSACSKIRYIVRLRQMLLRWRKKAAMTAKRAPSDVPAGHVAVTVGSNYKRFVVRTTYLNHPVFKKLLVEAEEEYGFTNTGPLAIPCDESRFEEILQYLARMESSTSKSARFTTFEEVQGNCHLGFRSNLEFWADSRPLLH encoded by the coding sequence ATGTCGGCTTGCAGCAAAATTCGTTACATTGTGCGGCTCCGCCAAATGCTTCTCAGGTGGCGGAAGAAGGCGGCGATGACGGCCAAACGAGCCCCTTCGGACGTGCCAGCGGGCCATGTGGCCGTGACCGTGGGCTCGAATTATAAACGGTTCGTGGTACGAACCACATACTTGAACCATCCCGTGTTTAAGAAACTATTGGTCGAGGCAGAGGAAGAGTACGGGTTCACTAACACGGGCCCGTTGGCCATTCCATGCGACGAGTCACGTTTCGAGGAAATTCTTCAGTATCTAGCCCGAATGGAGTCGAGTACTAGCAAATCAGCCCGTTTCACAACCTTTGAAGAGGTCCAAGGGAACTGCCATTTGGGCTTCCGAAGTAATCTTGAGTTTTGGGCCGATTCACGCCCTCTTCTCCATTAA
- the LOC140875450 gene encoding protein SMALL AUXIN UP-REGULATED RNA 51-like translates to MAIRSSNKMLQKTVVKQILQKCSKLSKKKGYGNEEWQPMDVPKGHFAVYVGDNRSRHIVPISFLSSPEFQMLLQSAEEEFGFEQHMGLTILCQQEAFESLISMLNDRN, encoded by the coding sequence atggcCATCAGAAGCTCAAACAAAATGTTGCAAAAGACGGTGGTGAAGCAAATTTTACAGAAATGCTCGAAATTATCGAAGAAGAAAGGGTATGGAAACGAAGAATGGCAGCCTATGGACGTGCCGAAAGGGCATTTCGCGGTGTATGTAGGCGATAACAGGAGCAGACACATTGTTCCTATTTCATTCTTGAGCAGCCCTGAATTTCAAATGCTGCTGCAGAGTGCAGAAGAAGAATTTGGCTTCGAGCAGCACATGGGACTCACTATTCTTTGCCAACAAGAAGCTTTTGAGTCTCTAATTTCCATGCTTAATGatagaaattaa
- the LOC140875514 gene encoding auxin-responsive protein SAUR50-like has protein sequence MAIIRKPNKTAIKQILQKCTKISKKPGYETEEWRPQDVPKGHFAVYVGDNRSRYIVPIALLNRPEFQMLLQSAEEEFGFDHHMGLTIPCQEQVFESLF, from the coding sequence ATGGCAATCATCAGAAAACCAAACAAAACAGCCATCAAGCAGATTCTGCAGAAATGCACGAAGATATCGAAGAAACCGGGATACGAAACCGAAGAATGGCGGCCACAGGACGTGCCGAAAGGGCATTTTGCGGTGTATGTTGGCGATAACAGAAGCAGATACATCGTCCCGATTGCATTATTGAACAGGCCTGAATTCCAAATGTTACTGCAAAGTGCAGAAGAAGAATTTGGGTTTGATCATCATATGGGGCTCACTATTCCTTGCCAAGAACAAGTCTTTGAGTCCCTATTTTAA
- the LOC140866030 gene encoding auxin-responsive protein SAUR50-like encodes MAITKANKAVLIKQILQKCSKISKKPRHENEDQLLPSDVPKGHFAVYVGDNRKRYIVPISFLRSPEFQMLLQSAEEEFGFDHCMGLTVPCQEQVFESILSILSSRY; translated from the coding sequence ATGGCAATCACAAAAGCAAACAAAGCAGTACTCATCAAACAGATTCTGCAGAAATGCTCCAAGATATCGAAGAAACCGAGGCACGAAAACGAAGATCAACTTCTGCCATCGGATGTGCCGAAAGGGCATTTCGCGGTGTACGTGGGGGATAACAGAAAGAGATACATCGTCCCGATTTCATTCTTGAGAAGCCCTGAATTCCAAATGCTGCTGCAAAGTGCAGAAGAAGAATTTGGCTTCGATCACTGTATGGGGCTCACTGTTCCTTGCCAAGAACAAGTTTTCGAGTCAATACTTTCAATTCTTAGCTCTAGATATTAA
- the LOC140875630 gene encoding auxin-responsive protein SAUR50-like: MAIIRKPNKTAIKQILQKCTKISKKPGYETEEWRPQDVPKGHFAVYVGDNRSRYIVPIALLNRPEFQMLLQSAEEEFGFDHHMGLTIPCQEQVFESLF; encoded by the coding sequence ATGGCAATCATCAGGAAACCAAACAAAACAGCCATCAAGCAGATTCTGCAGAAATGCACGAAGATATCGAAGAAACCGGGATACGAAACCGAAGAATGGCGGCCACAGGACGTGCCGAAAGGGCATTTTGCGGTGTATGTTGGCGATAACAGAAGCAGATACATCGTCCCGATTGCATTATTGAACAGGCCTGAATTCCAAATGTTACTGCAAAGTGCAGAAGAAGAATTTGGGTTTGATCATCATATGGGGCTCACTATTCCTTGCCAAGAACAAGTCTTTGAGTCCCTATTTTAA